One Acidobacteriota bacterium DNA window includes the following coding sequences:
- a CDS encoding aspartate 1-decarboxylase has product MRRTFLRAKIHRAVVTEANPDYVGSLTLDEALMEAAGLLPYERIELYNVTRGTRLATYLIKGPRGAGDCCVNGAAARLCRRGDRVIICAYADLEPEEIERHRPRVVLVGADNGDFEVLEEEGARARA; this is encoded by the coding sequence ATGAGACGGACGTTTCTGAGGGCGAAGATCCACCGCGCCGTGGTCACGGAGGCGAATCCGGACTACGTGGGGAGCCTCACGCTGGACGAAGCGCTGATGGAGGCCGCCGGGTTGCTCCCCTACGAGAGGATCGAGCTGTACAACGTCACCCGAGGCACCCGGCTCGCGACCTATCTGATCAAGGGACCGCGTGGCGCCGGCGATTGCTGTGTCAACGGAGCGGCCGCCCGGCTGTGCCGGCGGGGGGACCGGGTCATCATTTGCGCCTACGCCGACCTCGAGCCGGAGGAGATCGAACGGCACCGGCCGCGGGTCGTTCTGGTCGGCGCGGACAACGGAGACTTCGAGGTTCTCGAGGAAGAGGGCGCCCGAGCGCGCGCCTGA
- a CDS encoding pantoate--beta-alanine ligase, which translates to MDLIRRVHMMREIAGEARGRGKKIGLVPTMGALHEGHLSLVRKARELADVVVVSVFVNPTQFGPAEDYDKYPRDLPRDADLCIQEGVDFLFAPEAADMYRPGHRTFVEVEGLSAVLEGASRPGHFRGVCTVVLKLFNIVKPHIAVFGQKDAQQAIIIRRMVEDLNVDVELVIAETVRHDDGLAMSSRNAYLNPEERRAARQLYAALARAEELVSTGERSVERIEAAAREVLAANPLVRPDYVAVVDPRDLAPLERIEGEALLALAAWVGEARLIDNTILRPPASEERTRDGG; encoded by the coding sequence ATGGACCTGATCCGCCGCGTGCACATGATGCGGGAGATCGCGGGGGAAGCCCGCGGGCGGGGGAAGAAGATCGGCCTCGTGCCGACCATGGGCGCCCTGCACGAGGGACACCTCTCGCTCGTGCGCAAGGCGCGGGAGCTGGCCGACGTCGTCGTCGTTTCCGTTTTCGTCAACCCGACGCAGTTCGGTCCCGCCGAGGACTACGACAAGTACCCGCGCGACCTTCCCCGGGACGCCGACCTCTGCATCCAGGAAGGGGTGGACTTCCTGTTCGCTCCGGAGGCGGCGGACATGTACCGACCGGGCCACCGGACCTTCGTCGAGGTGGAGGGCCTTTCGGCCGTTCTGGAGGGAGCCTCCCGGCCCGGACATTTCCGCGGCGTGTGCACCGTGGTTCTCAAGCTGTTCAACATCGTGAAGCCGCACATTGCCGTCTTCGGCCAGAAGGACGCCCAACAGGCGATCATCATCCGGAGGATGGTGGAGGACTTGAACGTCGACGTGGAGCTGGTGATCGCCGAGACGGTGCGCCACGACGACGGCCTGGCGATGTCCTCCCGCAACGCCTACCTCAACCCGGAGGAACGGCGCGCCGCCAGGCAGTTGTACGCGGCGCTGGCGCGGGCGGAAGAGCTGGTGAGCACCGGGGAGCGGTCGGTGGAGAGAATCGAGGCCGCGGCCCGCGAGGTGCTGGCCGCGAACCCGCTGGTGCGCCCCGACTACGTAGCGGTGGTCGACCCGCGGGACCTCGCTCCGCTCGAAAGGATCGAGGGCGAGGCTCTGCTCGCGCTGGCCGCGTGGGTCGGAGAGGCCCGGCTGATCGACAACACGATCCTGCGCCCGCCCGCGTCGGAGGAGCGTACGAGGGACGGCGGATGA
- the panB gene encoding 3-methyl-2-oxobutanoate hydroxymethyltransferase, which translates to MNENRRGASPRAAAPVKVTVPEVRARKGGDPLVMLTAYDAPTARIVDEAGADLILVGDSLAMVVLGHEDTLRVGIEEMAHHTSAVARVRPRALVVADMPFLSYHTGPRDAVLAAGRLIRAGAEAVKLEGGRKRLPVVRALLDAEIPVMGHLGLTPQSLHAMGGYRVQGRAVEEIDALVADARALAAEGVFSIVLEGIPSRVAALITAEVPVPTIGIGAGAACDGQVLVIHDLLGLTPGPVPKFVRRYADLHGAAVEAVRRFADDVRGRSFPAREESYRLPREVARALERRGLARAGD; encoded by the coding sequence ATGAACGAGAACCGGCGCGGCGCTTCGCCGCGTGCCGCTGCCCCTGTCAAGGTCACCGTCCCGGAGGTCCGCGCCCGGAAGGGCGGGGATCCACTGGTGATGCTGACCGCCTACGACGCCCCGACCGCGCGCATCGTCGACGAGGCGGGCGCCGATCTGATCCTGGTGGGCGACTCCCTGGCGATGGTCGTCCTCGGTCACGAGGACACCCTGCGGGTCGGAATCGAGGAGATGGCGCACCACACCTCCGCCGTGGCGCGGGTGCGGCCCCGGGCCCTGGTCGTCGCCGACATGCCGTTCCTCAGCTACCACACCGGACCGCGCGACGCGGTGCTGGCCGCGGGGCGGTTGATCCGCGCCGGGGCGGAAGCGGTGAAGCTGGAAGGGGGGCGGAAGCGGCTGCCGGTCGTGCGCGCCTTGCTCGACGCCGAGATTCCGGTCATGGGGCACCTCGGCCTGACCCCGCAGTCTCTCCATGCGATGGGCGGCTACCGGGTGCAGGGCCGCGCGGTGGAGGAGATCGACGCGCTCGTGGCGGACGCGCGCGCTCTGGCGGCCGAGGGGGTGTTCAGCATCGTTCTGGAGGGGATACCGTCCCGCGTGGCGGCCCTCATCACCGCCGAGGTGCCGGTGCCCACGATCGGTATCGGCGCCGGCGCGGCCTGCGACGGCCAGGTCCTCGTCATCCACGATCTGCTCGGGCTGACGCCCGGACCGGTCCCCAAGTTCGTCCGGCGGTACGCGGACCTTCACGGGGCGGCGGTCGAGGCCGTGCGGCGGTTCGCGGACGACGTCCGGGGCCGCTCGTTTCCCGCGCGGGAGGAGAGCTATCGCCTGCCGCGCGAGGTGGCGCGCGCGCTCGAGCGGCGGGGTCTGGCGCGCGCGGGAGACTGA
- a CDS encoding deoxynucleoside kinase — translation MRSRYIAIEGPIGVGKTVLARRLAALWDARLELEPVDNPFLEAFYRDRRGAAFSAQIWFLVTRYRRQLDLIQRDLFHQTTVADYLFEKDRIFAFLNLDDTELATYEKLYHLLAADVPKPDLVVYLQAKVPVLAERIARRGREVERRISEAYLEEVVKAYDHFFFRFEEAPLLVVDTNDFDPAHDATQLDDLVRRIERMDRGGVEYYRPGG, via the coding sequence ATGCGATCCCGGTACATCGCCATCGAGGGGCCGATCGGCGTCGGCAAGACGGTGCTGGCGCGCCGGCTGGCGGCCCTGTGGGACGCCCGGCTGGAGCTGGAGCCGGTCGACAACCCGTTCCTCGAGGCCTTCTACCGGGACCGGCGCGGCGCAGCCTTCTCCGCGCAGATCTGGTTCCTCGTCACCCGATACCGGCGGCAACTGGATCTGATCCAGCGCGACCTCTTCCATCAGACCACGGTCGCGGACTACTTGTTCGAAAAGGATCGGATCTTCGCCTTCCTGAACCTCGACGACACGGAACTGGCCACGTACGAAAAGCTCTACCACCTGCTGGCGGCCGACGTGCCCAAGCCCGACCTCGTCGTCTACCTCCAGGCCAAGGTGCCGGTGCTCGCGGAACGGATCGCGCGCCGCGGGCGGGAGGTGGAGCGGCGGATCTCCGAGGCCTACCTCGAGGAGGTGGTGAAGGCCTACGACCACTTCTTCTTCCGATTCGAGGAGGCCCCGCTCCTCGTCGTGGACACCAACGACTTCGACCCGGCTCACGACGCCACCCAGCTCGACGATCTGGTGCGCCGGATCGAGAGGATGGACCGCGGCGGGGTGGAGTACTACCGCCCCGGAGGGTGA
- the folK gene encoding 2-amino-4-hydroxy-6-hydroxymethyldihydropteridine diphosphokinase, translated as MVSRHPGGVKRQGRWVVLGLGANLGDRQAALALARRRLIEEGWRWTLASRVIETAPWGGPPGQPPYLNQVLAAPLGPETLPPRRLLQLCLRIEEEAGRRRTVRWGPRTLDIDLLVYGDRQIDEPGLTVPHPRLAERAFVLVPLAEILPDLPVPPAGRTPAEMLARCRRGDRLPPVRPCP; from the coding sequence ATGGTAAGTCGCCACCCAGGGGGTGTCAAACGGCAGGGCCGGTGGGTGGTCCTCGGTCTCGGCGCCAATCTCGGCGACCGCCAGGCCGCCCTCGCCCTCGCCCGGCGGCGGCTGATCGAGGAGGGATGGCGCTGGACCCTCGCCTCGCGGGTGATCGAGACGGCGCCGTGGGGCGGGCCGCCGGGTCAGCCCCCGTACCTGAACCAGGTGCTGGCGGCGCCCCTGGGGCCGGAAACGCTCCCGCCGCGCCGGCTTCTCCAGCTCTGCCTCCGGATCGAGGAGGAGGCGGGCCGCCGCCGGACGGTCCGCTGGGGCCCCAGGACGCTGGACATCGATCTCCTCGTCTACGGGGACCGGCAGATCGACGAGCCGGGCCTGACCGTGCCGCACCCGCGGCTGGCCGAGCGCGCCTTCGTTCTGGTTCCCCTGGCGGAGATCCTCCCCGACCTCCCGGTGCCGCCCGCGGGCCGGACGCCGGCCGAGATGCTGGCGCGCTGCCGGCGCGGGGACCGCTTGCCGCCGGTGCGGCCCTGCCCGTAG
- the glmU gene encoding bifunctional UDP-N-acetylglucosamine diphosphorylase/glucosamine-1-phosphate N-acetyltransferase GlmU, giving the protein MRRTPDRKASKSLRRSEPPLAAVILAAGEGTRMRSRRAKVLHEAAGRPLVEHVLRAARGAGTDPVVVVVGVQADEVREKLGPGPRYVIQTERRGTADAVRRAGAALRGFGGDVLILCGDVPALPAAALRGLVRRHRSRKAALTVLTAVLDDPSGYGRILRGPDGAIRAIVEERDAGPAERAVSEINTGTYCARWPELRRVLRRITPDNAQGEFYLTDAVRILIDGGARVEAVVHEPAREALGVNSRAHLAEAHRILNERVLARLMRNGVTILDPATTWVHDTVRVGRDTVIHPGVALEGATRVGTDCVIRSGCRLTDVVVESGVELLEHTVAAESRIGAGSRVGPFAHLRPGSVIGRGCRVGNFVETKKASLGDGSKASHLSYLGDARIGREVNIGAGTITCNYDGVRKHRTELADRVFVGSDTQFVAPVRVGEGAYVAAGSTVTEDVPPRALAIARSRQRNIPGWVDRRRNEPEKR; this is encoded by the coding sequence ATGCGCCGAACGCCGGACCGGAAAGCCTCGAAGAGCCTCCGGCGCTCTGAGCCGCCCCTGGCCGCGGTCATCCTCGCCGCCGGCGAGGGAACGCGGATGCGCTCGCGGCGAGCGAAGGTGCTGCACGAGGCGGCTGGCAGGCCTCTCGTGGAGCACGTCCTCCGCGCCGCCCGCGGCGCCGGGACCGATCCGGTGGTCGTCGTGGTGGGTGTCCAGGCCGACGAGGTCCGCGAGAAGCTCGGGCCGGGGCCCCGGTACGTCATCCAGACCGAGCGCCGCGGGACCGCCGACGCGGTCCGCCGGGCCGGCGCCGCCCTTCGGGGATTCGGCGGGGATGTGCTGATCCTCTGCGGGGACGTGCCGGCCCTCCCCGCTGCCGCCCTCCGCGGGCTCGTCCGCCGCCACCGGTCCCGGAAGGCGGCCCTGACGGTGCTGACCGCGGTGCTCGACGACCCCTCCGGGTACGGCAGGATTCTGCGGGGTCCCGACGGGGCGATCCGCGCGATCGTGGAGGAGCGGGACGCCGGCCCGGCGGAACGCGCCGTGTCCGAGATCAACACGGGGACTTACTGCGCCCGGTGGCCCGAACTCCGGCGCGTGCTGCGGCGGATCACTCCGGACAACGCCCAAGGGGAGTTCTATCTCACCGACGCGGTCCGGATCCTCATCGACGGCGGTGCCCGTGTGGAGGCGGTGGTCCACGAGCCGGCCCGGGAGGCGCTCGGTGTCAACAGCCGGGCCCACCTGGCGGAGGCCCACCGCATCCTCAACGAAAGGGTCCTCGCGCGGCTGATGCGGAACGGCGTCACGATCCTCGACCCGGCGACGACCTGGGTGCACGACACCGTGCGCGTCGGGCGGGACACCGTGATCCACCCGGGGGTCGCCCTGGAAGGCGCGACGCGGGTCGGTACGGACTGCGTGATCCGCAGCGGCTGCCGGCTCACGGACGTGGTGGTCGAAAGCGGCGTCGAACTTCTCGAGCACACGGTGGCCGCCGAGAGCCGGATCGGAGCCGGTAGCCGGGTGGGGCCGTTCGCCCACCTCCGGCCCGGAAGCGTGATCGGCCGGGGCTGCCGCGTCGGCAATTTCGTCGAGACGAAGAAGGCCTCCCTCGGCGACGGATCGAAGGCCTCCCACCTGAGCTATCTCGGCGACGCTCGCATCGGCAGGGAGGTCAACATCGGGGCCGGCACGATCACCTGCAACTACGACGGCGTGCGCAAGCACCGGACCGAACTGGCCGACCGCGTGTTCGTCGGCTCGGACACTCAGTTCGTCGCCCCGGTCAGGGTGGGCGAAGGGGCCTATGTCGCCGCCGGTTCCACCGTGACCGAGGATGTCCCGCCCCGAGCCCTCGCGATCGCCCGGTCCAGGCAGCGCAACATCCCCGGCTGGGTCGACCGCCGCCGGAACGAACCCGAAAAACGCTGA